In Candidatus Syntrophosphaera sp., the genomic stretch ACGGTGTCAATACGGACTCAATACGGACAAAGTCCGTATTGAGTCCGTATTGACACCGTATTGATAAGGGGGGCGGTATGGTTATTACAAAAAAGGAACGCCGGGGTTAGCCGGCGTTCCGATGAATTGAGACTCTGAGTGGGCTTAGAACCTGATCCTGGTGCCGATCGCGGCATAGTTCACATTGGCAAAGGTGTAGACCTCGTCGATGTCCGATCCTCCTTCGAGGAAGCGATAGCCCAGATAGAGCCCGTAGCGGTCGTTAAAATCGTAATTGAAAGCCAGCAAAACGTCTTCCGCGCGGCCGAAGGGTGAAGCCAGTGCTTCGCCTTTGAGGATCACGGAAAGCTCGTTGGTGAAGTCGTAGCCGAACTCAAAGCCGATCAGGGGCACGAAGCCGAGGTCGGTCTTTTCCGCGTAGCCATCCTCGTTTTCCAGCGAGATCACGGCGTCGCGGACCTTGCCGGAGAGGCCTATGGCACGGATGCCGATGTTCTGGTTTTTGAAGCGGTAGAGATATTGAAGCCTGAAGCTGTTGAAGCGGTAGACGGCATCGATCTTTTTCCCGGCGGTGAAGGTCTCGCCCATGAATTCGACGTTGTAATCCAGGGTGCCGGTGGGCCGGATGGTGAGCGGAGCGGCCAGCAGTGAGACCTGGTGGCGGGGGGTGATCTTGTAATGCAGGTTGGCGCGGCCATACATCACGGTTTTGGAGCTCAGGTCGTCGGTGAAGGAAAACATGGTGCTGTTATCTTCTGGGGCGTTGGGGATGCGCAGGTCGTTGTAGCCGGAGAAGGCGGCCCCGGTTTCCAGGTCCAGGCTGAACTTCGATCCAATCTGGGCCTGCCCGAAAGCCAGGCTCGCGATGGCAAGCAGGATAATTGCAAGCAGTGTATATTTCATTTGTTGACTCCACTATGTTGTTTTTGGGGACAATTTAATCCCGCCTCCGGAAAAAGCAAATTAATCCGGTCGTGCCTGGCTGGTCTGATGAAAATTAGCTTGACATCAAAAGGCGGTTCGGAGGTTTATGGCTTGTTAGATTCCCAAAATGGCGGAATCCCGCCTGGATGGGAATTTGAACGACAGACAAAGGATGGAATTGATGATCCGGACCAAGTATCTGCTCCTGCTGCTCGCGGTCCTGCTGAGCGCCCTGCTGAGCGGCGAAATGCTGATCCCGATGGACGCCACGCAGAGCAACCATCTGAAGGCGTACGGGGTGGCCTTTCAAGCGCTGAAGGAGCAATACGTGGTGAAATGGCTGCTCAACTACCGGGGCGGGAGCTTCCTGATGCCGGAATCCGGCAGCCTGGCAGCCCTCTGCAACATCCGCGGAGTGCGCTTCGAGCTGGTTTCCTCAGGCCAGGTGGCCGCGATCCTGGAAGAGATCCAAAGCTCGAACATGGAGGCGGTGGTCCTGGAAAAAGAGCCCAAGATCGCCATCTACATACCCCCCAATGCTTTGCCTTGGGACGACGCCGTGACCCTGGCCCTGGAATATGCTGAGATCGACTATGACCGCTTTTGGGACGACGAGGTCCTGGAGGGCAAGCTGGCCGATTATGACTGGCTGCATCTGCATCACGAGGATTTCACCGGCCAGTTTGGCAAGTTTTACGGCGCCTACCGTCACACACCCTGGTATCAAAACGACGTGCGCGTGAACGAAGCGATGGCCGCCAAGCACGGCTACGCCAAGGTTTGGCAGCTTAAGCACGCCGTGGCCCAAAAGATCCGGGAGTTTGTGGAAAACGGCGGCTTCATGTTTGCCATGTGCGCTGCCACAGACACTTACGACATCGCGATGGCGGCTTACGGGGTGGACATCGTGGACGGCCTGATCGACGGCGACGGGATCGACCCGCAATACAAGAGCAAGCTGGATTTCAGCCGCTGCTTCGCCTTTGAGGGTTTCACGCTCAAGACCAATCCTTTTGAATATGAGTTTTCCGATATCGACGCCAGCGACTATTCGCGGCTGCGGGGCCCTGAAGCCGATTATTTCCAGCTTTTTGACTTCTCCGCCAAATACGATCCCGTGCCCACGATGCTCACCCAATGCCACGTCAACGTCATCAACGGCTTTCTGGGCCAGACGACCTCCTTTTTCAAGGACAAGGTGAAAAAGAGCGTGATCATCCTCGCCGAAGTGCCGGGCCAGAACGAGGTCAAATATCTGCACGGCAACATCGGCAAAGGCACTTTCACCTTCTACGGCGGGCACGATCCTGAGGATTACCAGCACAAGGTGGGCGATCCGGAAACCATCCTGGACCTGCATAAAAACTCCCCCGGATACAGGCTGATCCTGAACAACATCCTCTTTCCCGCCGCCGAGAAGAAACAGCTCAAAACCTGAGGAGCGTTTAGTGAAAAGATTTTACAGCAATATGTACAAGACCCAGGTCAAGGTGGGCATCTTCACGGTTGTGGTGCTTGCAGTCCTGGTGCTGGGCTATCTTTGGCTGAGCAGCAGGATCTCCACCACCGCGCAGAGAGAACTGAAGATCAGCTTTGAGGACGTGACGGGTCTGGAGATCGGCGACAAGGTGAATTTCCGGGGCATGGAGATCGGCCGGGTCAAAAAGATACAATCCCGGGCCGAGGACATCCTTCTGACCGCCAGCATCGACAGCGCCATCCGGCTCAAGGAAGGCGCGCGCTTCTATATCAGCGACAGCAGCCTGATGGGCGGCCGGGTGTTGAACATAGCACAGGGGCAGGGTGAGGGAATGATCGACCTGGACCTGGTCCAAAGCGGCGAATCCCCCGCAGGGTTGATGAGCATCGTGAGCAAGGCCGCCACCACCATCGACGACATCAACGCCGTGCTCAGGGACCTGCGCAAGGATGGCGGCTTGATCGACAAATCCTCGGTCTTGCTGGACAACGCCGACAGTGCCGCGCGTTCGGTCGACGCGCTGGCCTTGGACGTGAAAAGCGAGATCAGGGCAACCTTGGACCGGGTCGAAGAGCTGACGGGGCAACTAAATCAGATAGTGGCCGCCAATAGGGACAAGGTCAATTCAGTCCTGGATTCTGCGCCGGAGGCCATGCTGAAGGCCTCCGCCACCCTGGACAGCCTGCGCAGCGTATCAAACCGGCTGGGAACGGCCCTGGAAACCCTCAACAGCGGAACCGGCACGGCTTCCCGGCTGATGAACGAAGACGAACTCTACGTCAGGCTCCTGGATTCTGTGGCTGAGCTGGACACGCTGGTCAAAGAGATCAGGGCGAATCCCAAGAAGTATCTCAAGATCAGTGTCTTTTAAGGAACTTTCATGAAGATCAGGTTTCTCCTCATCATCCTGCTGCTGGCCCTGACGGGTTACGCCCAAGCCTACAATTTCGGCCAAAACAAGGTCAACGCCAGGCCCAGCGAATGGTCCATGCTCCAGACCATGCATTTCGACATCCATTTCCCCCGGGGCGAGGACGAGTTTGGCAAGCTGGCGGCCCTGATGGCGGAGGAGACGTACTACGCCCTGCGCGACGACCTGACCTTTCCGGCCCAGTCACGGATCCCGATCATATTCTACGGCAACAAGACCGAATTTCAGAATACAAACATCATCTATCCGCTCCTCTCGGAAGGGGTCGGCGGCTTCACTGAAAGCCTGCGCAACCGGGTCGTGATCCCCTTTGACGGCAGCTATGCCAATCTGGAAAAACTGCTGGTCCACGAATTGACCCACGCCTATATCAACGCCCTGGACAAAAATCCCTCCGGGTCTTTGTACACATTGCGCCCTGTTTCCTTTCCCTTCTGGTTTTCCGAGGGCCTGCCGGAATTCCTTTCCCTGGGCGGCGAGGACGACTACAATAACATGTTCATCCTGGACATGGTGGTCAACGACAAGCTACCCAAGCTGGAAAACCTTGGAGGATACTACGCCTATCGCCTCGGAGAAAGCTTCCTGACCTACATCGCCAACACCTACGGGCGCGAAAAGGTCTCCGAATACTTCTTTGCCCTGCGGTCGCTGAAGATACTGGACAACGCAACCAAAAAGGTCTTTGGCATGGAATTTGAGGATCTGGAATCTCGCTGGCGCTACCAACTGAAACGGGACTACTTTCCCCTCATCAACAGCCACGCGATCCCCGGCGAGAACATGGAACAGAGGACCGACAGCGAAAAGGACGGCTCCTACTTCAACTTCGTGCCGCGCTTTTCCCCCAATGGCGACCGCTACGTCTATTACAGCAGCGCGGGCGCCCGCTACAGCATCTGGATGGCCGGATTCCACGGACTTTCCCAGCCAAAACGCATACTCATGGGCGAAGCGACCGGACGGGTCGAGGAATTCTACTATTTCCGCTCCAATCTGAGCTGGTTTCCCGATAACCGCAGAATCGCCTTTGCCGCCAAAACTGCCAACGGCGACCGCATCCACATCCTCGACGTTGATCGGGAGAAGATCGTGCAAACGCTCGATCTAAAGGATTTTGACGCCATCTATGAGCTCGATGTCGCTCCGGATGGCAAGAGCATCGTCTTCGCCGGACAAAAAAGCATGCAGTGCGATCTCTATCTCTACGGCCTGGAGAGTGGGGTTCTGACGCAACTCACGGATGACCTTTACAACGAGGCCCAGCCGCGTTTCGCTCCAGACGGCACAAGCATCGTCTTCTCCTCGGAACGCAGCCAGAACCGGGATAGCGAGCGCAAGGGGTTTTTCGCCCACCTCCATAGCGACATCTTCAGCCTGGAACTGGCCAGCGGCCTCATGCGCCAGCACACTTTCGAACACCAGGATTGCGGCTTTCCAATGCTCGACAGCGCCGGCAACCTGCTCTACTACATCACATCCGAGGAAGGCGTGAGCAATCTTTACGCCCTGGACCAAAGCGGCGGCGGCAAGACAAAGGTCACCAATTTCCTCTCCGGGGTCTATTCCGCGGACCTTTCTCCCGACGGCAGGAACTTCCTCCTCTCGAACTACTTTGACCAGGCCTGGAACATCTATTTCACCCCCGGGCCCAGGGACAGCCTGATTTTCGCCGAGTATCCCGAAGCCATTGTCCATGAGTCTGAGGGCGATCTGATGGACAACGTGGACCTGAGCCAACTGCATTATTTCGGCAAGCGGGAAAGACAAATCCCACGCCGGATCAATCCCGCCACTCAATACGACCTGCGGCGTCCGCTATTTGGGGACGCGCCCTCCTTTGAATTCACCCGGGAGGATTCTCTCCATTTGACCCGGGACTTCAGCTTTGACGAGCGTCCCACCACGATCGAGACCATCCCGACCGTCAAACCCTACAAGACCAAATTCGCTCTGGACAGCCTCTGGGGCGGCCTGGCCTATTCATCCTATGTGGGCACGATCGGCTATGTGGAACTGAGCCTGAGCGACATGATGGGCAACCACGGCATCGGCATCAACGCCGGAGTGGCCGGCAAACTGGAGGACTCCAACCTCCTGCTCACCTATTTGTATTTGAAGCAGAGGATGGACTATGGCGTGGGCTTGTTCAACCTCAACCAGGAATTCTACTTCCGCCGTTACCAACCGGGGCTCGATGACTACTATCGCTATCGGGAAAGGCAGACTGGGCTTTACTTACTGACCCGCTATCCCTTCAGCCGCTTTCTCCGCCTGGAGCTGGACCATATGCTCTATCAGCGGGGCCAGTACCTGTCAGAATGGAATTGGGCAACCCCAAGCATCGGCAGTTGGGGTCCGGAAAAAAAGGAACAGGACATAGTCTACACGCCCGGCCTAACCCTGGTGCATGACAATTCCCTGTATGGCTCAACCGGGCCGCTGCTGGGCTGGCGCGCCCTCTACAACCTGAGCACCACCCTGGCCGACGGAAATGTCGAGTATGTGACCAATTACCTGGATTGGCGCAGCTACACCCTGTTCAGCAAGCGCTATGCCGTCGCGCTGCGCACCATCGCGGGCATCAGCCTGGGTGACGATCCCCAGCGCTTCAACCTTTATGGATACAACGGGGTGCGGGCCTATGAGGGCGACCTGAGCGGCGAAAAGAAAGCCGTGGCCAGCGCTGAACTGCGTTTTCCCTTCTTTGAATACATCAGCATGGCCTTCCCCGTGCCTTTGACAATTCCCAACATCAGGGGCAGCCTGTTTACCGACATTGGGACGGTGTTTGACGATTTTGACCGCTTCCGGGGCGTCCGCAACGGCAAACTGGAAGACCTTTACATGAGCTATGGCTTCGGTCCCAGGCTGAATCTGGGCTACGTGATCCTGCGCTTCGACATTGCCTGGCTCACCGACCTGGCCTCCAGCTCCAAACCCACCTATTACCTCAGCTTGAGCGAAGATTTTTAGCAAATGAGATAGATACAAGGAGATAAGAAACATGAAGATCGACTTGCTGCG encodes the following:
- a CDS encoding asparagine synthetase B, giving the protein MIRTKYLLLLLAVLLSALLSGEMLIPMDATQSNHLKAYGVAFQALKEQYVVKWLLNYRGGSFLMPESGSLAALCNIRGVRFELVSSGQVAAILEEIQSSNMEAVVLEKEPKIAIYIPPNALPWDDAVTLALEYAEIDYDRFWDDEVLEGKLADYDWLHLHHEDFTGQFGKFYGAYRHTPWYQNDVRVNEAMAAKHGYAKVWQLKHAVAQKIREFVENGGFMFAMCAATDTYDIAMAAYGVDIVDGLIDGDGIDPQYKSKLDFSRCFAFEGFTLKTNPFEYEFSDIDASDYSRLRGPEADYFQLFDFSAKYDPVPTMLTQCHVNVINGFLGQTTSFFKDKVKKSVIILAEVPGQNEVKYLHGNIGKGTFTFYGGHDPEDYQHKVGDPETILDLHKNSPGYRLILNNILFPAAEKKQLKT
- a CDS encoding MCE family protein; this translates as MKRFYSNMYKTQVKVGIFTVVVLAVLVLGYLWLSSRISTTAQRELKISFEDVTGLEIGDKVNFRGMEIGRVKKIQSRAEDILLTASIDSAIRLKEGARFYISDSSLMGGRVLNIAQGQGEGMIDLDLVQSGESPAGLMSIVSKAATTIDDINAVLRDLRKDGGLIDKSSVLLDNADSAARSVDALALDVKSEIRATLDRVEELTGQLNQIVAANRDKVNSVLDSAPEAMLKASATLDSLRSVSNRLGTALETLNSGTGTASRLMNEDELYVRLLDSVAELDTLVKEIRANPKKYLKISVF
- a CDS encoding BamA/TamA family outer membrane protein, which gives rise to MKIRFLLIILLLALTGYAQAYNFGQNKVNARPSEWSMLQTMHFDIHFPRGEDEFGKLAALMAEETYYALRDDLTFPAQSRIPIIFYGNKTEFQNTNIIYPLLSEGVGGFTESLRNRVVIPFDGSYANLEKLLVHELTHAYINALDKNPSGSLYTLRPVSFPFWFSEGLPEFLSLGGEDDYNNMFILDMVVNDKLPKLENLGGYYAYRLGESFLTYIANTYGREKVSEYFFALRSLKILDNATKKVFGMEFEDLESRWRYQLKRDYFPLINSHAIPGENMEQRTDSEKDGSYFNFVPRFSPNGDRYVYYSSAGARYSIWMAGFHGLSQPKRILMGEATGRVEEFYYFRSNLSWFPDNRRIAFAAKTANGDRIHILDVDREKIVQTLDLKDFDAIYELDVAPDGKSIVFAGQKSMQCDLYLYGLESGVLTQLTDDLYNEAQPRFAPDGTSIVFSSERSQNRDSERKGFFAHLHSDIFSLELASGLMRQHTFEHQDCGFPMLDSAGNLLYYITSEEGVSNLYALDQSGGGKTKVTNFLSGVYSADLSPDGRNFLLSNYFDQAWNIYFTPGPRDSLIFAEYPEAIVHESEGDLMDNVDLSQLHYFGKRERQIPRRINPATQYDLRRPLFGDAPSFEFTREDSLHLTRDFSFDERPTTIETIPTVKPYKTKFALDSLWGGLAYSSYVGTIGYVELSLSDMMGNHGIGINAGVAGKLEDSNLLLTYLYLKQRMDYGVGLFNLNQEFYFRRYQPGLDDYYRYRERQTGLYLLTRYPFSRFLRLELDHMLYQRGQYLSEWNWATPSIGSWGPEKKEQDIVYTPGLTLVHDNSLYGSTGPLLGWRALYNLSTTLADGNVEYVTNYLDWRSYTLFSKRYAVALRTIAGISLGDDPQRFNLYGYNGVRAYEGDLSGEKKAVASAELRFPFFEYISMAFPVPLTIPNIRGSLFTDIGTVFDDFDRFRGVRNGKLEDLYMSYGFGPRLNLGYVILRFDIAWLTDLASSSKPTYYLSLSEDF